Part of the Pyrobaculum calidifontis JCM 11548 genome, TATTTTTACAGCTGCAGATAGTATCTCATAATTTTTTGCCTCACGAGGAAGTTTTTTAAATAAAGTATTACAATCTATTTGTTGACATATACATTGTAGATCTTGGCAATGTTCGATTACTTGTGCTTCTTCCTCTGTGAGGGTGATAAATGCCTCCAATAGTGTTGCAAAAAATCTAGCAAAGGCATTTACAAAAGCTGTGTATAAGTCGTCTAAAGAGAGAAATATGTAGTCGGGAAGTAGGACTACCTCTACGCCTAACTCCTTGGCGAGCTCATATGCGCCTTCGTCAGCATAACCTCTTGCTATTATCAACGGCTTTGCGCCTAGTAGCTTGGCGTTTACGAAGGCTTGCCTTATTCCACTTATGTCCACCTTTCCAGCCTTAACCTCTATAGCGTAAACGTCACC contains:
- a CDS encoding endonuclease, whose amino-acid sequence is MGARFEKHVLDILPALGLQPRALRYKVYRNGVEVGEVDILAVDEKGDVYAIEVKAGKVDISGIRQAFVNAKLLGAKPLIIARGYADEGAYELAKELGVEVVLLPDYIFLSLDDLYTAFVNAFARFFATLLEAFITLTEEEAQVIEHCQDLQCICQQIDCNTLFKKLPREAKNYEILSAAVKIRKILSTVVNQVAKFNTSGLSSVHGEVGTRTEGETSPKN